The proteins below are encoded in one region of Homo sapiens chromosome 2, GRCh38.p14 Primary Assembly:
- the LBX2 gene encoding transcription factor LBX2 isoform 1 (isoform 1 is encoded by transcript variant 1) — translation MNSGREPRTPRTLLSIADILAPRMVPRAPSAPQLPESGPGPTSPLCALEELTSKTFRGLDARALQPSEGRAGPDALGPGPFGRKRRKSRTAFTAQQVLELERRFVFQKYLAPSERDGLATRLGLANAQVVTWFQNRRAKLKRDVEEMRADVASLRALSPEVLCSLALPEGAPDPGLCLGPAGPDSRPHLSDEEIQVDD, via the exons ATGAACTCGGGACGCGAGCCCCGAACACCCCGGACACTCTTAAGCATCGCAGACATCCTAGCCCCGCGCATGGTCCCCCGAGCACCCTCTGCGCCGCAGCTTCCAGAGTCGGGTCCGGGTCCAACGTCGCCGCTGTGCGCGCTGGAGGAGCTGACTAGTAAAACTTTCCGCGGACTTGACGCGCGCGCTCTGCAGCCCTCTGAAG GGCGGGCAGGTCCGGACGCGCTGGGCCCTGGTCCCTTCGGCCGCAAACGGCGCAAGTCACGCACTGCGTTCACCGCGCAACAGGTGCTGGAGCTGGAGCGGCGCTTCGTCTTCCAGAAGTACCTGGCGCCGTCCGAGCGAGACGGGCTAGCTACGCGACTCGGCCTGGCCAACGCGCAGGTGGTCACTTGGTTCCAGAACCGGCGAGCCAAGCTCAAGCGCGATGTGGAGGAGATGCGCGCCGACGTCGCCTCGCTACGCGCGTTGTCCCCGGAAGTCCTGTGCAGCTTAGCACTGCCCGAAGGCGCTCCAGATCCCGGCCTCTGCCTCGGCCCTGCCGGCCCTGACTCCCGGCCCCACCTGTCAGACGAGGAGATACAGGTGGACGATTGA